A window of the Salvelinus alpinus chromosome 3, SLU_Salpinus.1, whole genome shotgun sequence genome harbors these coding sequences:
- the LOC139570117 gene encoding interferon-induced protein with tetratricopeptide repeats 5-like, which produces MCRCNFTTIEMSSILTKLLQLECRFTWDLKQDDIDNIDNLQTRLKDQIELGLGKEAGVARTFSNLAYIKYLKGYPEEAMANLLKAEELTREYHGEDCEKHLIVTYGDLSWLHYHVGDYIKCQSYLEKLEEMKEKFPTSSTSVLHPEVYGEKGWTFLKFSYKYYDKAIECFKKALELEIEESEWNAGYAIALYRTEKELSSVNDSPAIKQLRRAIEINPQDAVLMVLLGLKLAVYKIFGEAEELVEKALDMSPDCPHVTRYVGKFLRQQGHVDKSIALLNRALKRTSQSAIIHHQLALCYKRKKISVCKSGSFHGKGAEIQQLLRKCIQHLEMATSLKSSFIYAMAELALLYGEDKDNTKAEELFKKTFEKALAKNDSLQVVNLNYGQFQQYHNKCEPLAIKHYTEGLELQKDTAEGKSCAQKLKMIAERRISQDPMDGEACGILGFVCRMQGKKEQAVQWYDKAVVHDCNDKYLSALCELRLSLQQ; this is translated from the exons ATGTGCAGGTGCAACTTTACAACTATTGAAATGAG CTCCATTCTAACCAAACTACTTCAACTGGAGTGCCgcttcacctgggatttgaagCAAGATGACATTGATAATATTGATAATCTACAGACCAGGCTCAAGGACCAGATTGAGTTAGGTCTCGGGAAAGAGGCAGGGGTTGCACGGACATTCAGCAATCTGGCCTATATCAAATACCTGAAGGGTTACCCAGAAGAGGCAATGGCTAACTTGTTAAAGGCTGAGGAGCTCACGAGAGAGTACCATGGAGAGGACTGTGAGAAACATCTCATTGTCACCTATGGAGACCTTTCCTGGTTACATTACCATGTGGGTGATTACATCAAGTGCCAGAGTTACTTAGAGAAACTGGAGGAGATGAAAGAGAAGTTTCCAACTAGTTCCACATCTGTCCTCCATCCTGAGGTCTATGGCGAGAAGGGTTGGACCTTCCTCAAGTTCTCCTATAAATACTATGACAAAGCAATAGAATGCTTCAAGAAAGCTCTGGAACTGGAGATTGAGGAGAGTGAGTGGAATGCAGGTTACGCTATTGCATTGTATCGTACAGAAAAAGAGCTCTCGAGTGTTAATGACTCACCAGCTATTAAACAACTGAGACGTGCCATAGAGATTAACCCACAAGACGCCGTCCTCATGGTCCTACTGGGCCTGAAACTGGCTGTCTATAAAATATTTGGGGAGGCAGAGGAGTTGGTGGAGAAAGCTCTGGATATGTCCCCAGACTGTCCGCACGTGACACGTTATGTAGGGAAGTTTCTCCGACAGCAGGGGCACGTTGACAAGTCCATTGCTCTGTTGAACAGAGCACTAAAGCGTACAAGCCAGTCTGCCATAATACACCATCAATTGGCTCTCTGCTACAAGAGGAAAAAGATCTCAGTATGCAAGAGTGGAAGCTTCCATGGTAAGGGTGCTGAGATCCAGCAGCTACTCCGTAAGTGCATTCAACATCTGGAGATGGCTACTTCACTGAAGTCTTCCTTCATCTATGCCATGGCTGAGCTGGCACTGCTCTACGGAGAGGATAAAGACAACACCAAGGCAGAGGAACTGTTCAAGAAAACCTTTGAGAAAGCCCTAGCTAAGAATGACAGTCTGCAGGTGGTCAACTTGAACTATGGCCAGTTCCAGCAGTATCACAACAAATGTGAACCTCTGGCCATCAAGCACTACACAGAAGGTTTGGAACTACAGAAAGACACTGCTGAAGGGAAGAGTTGTGCCCAGAAACTGAAGATGATCGCAGAGAGGCGCATCTCCCAAGACCCCATGGATGGAGAGGCCTGTGGTATTCTGGGGTTTGTCTGTAGAATGCAGGGGAAGAAAGAACAGGCCGTACAGTGGTATGATAAGGCTGTGGTGCATGATTGCAATGACAAATACCTCTCTGCACTCTGTGAACTTCGCTTGTCTCTTCAGCAATAA
- the LOC139570116 gene encoding interferon-induced protein with tetratricopeptide repeats 5-like gives MEVKLKALECHFTWGIEKADIKDRDSLPEKLLDRIMKFSTSNHAAYFNLLAFLSHLEENNVSALEYLHKAESALKNRQDDTELLVTYANFAWVHYHSGNMNDVDAYIGKLENINKGFTTAIQGSLPSIHGEKAWTFLRLGGLFYKGAKESFQKALKGEPDNASFNVGYAMVLYRLEGLAIGGKERLAHTEGATQLRKSLEPDNTEVMVLLALQLQNQSRHESMKLIKEALRLSPDVPHVIRYVAEFFSHESINETLEVLKKAVKLSPNSSFMHYQIGRCHKNLFNQMSEQKRKGRWVNARQIKEQMELCIHHFSRAVELKPSNVQFRLNLAEAYGDNYQLEEAMKIFTNLLKDESLSDSDKQQCYSGFGLFLFYRKKDVDGAVTQFKKAYQIPIKSWDRNEARMRLKQIAYQKRVGEASEILEFLATEDKKGRNAEEPRRVEVHSSDTDDLTDALGKGMKLK, from the coding sequence ATGGAAGTGAAGCTGAAAGCACTTGAGTGTCACTTTACATGGGGAATAGAAAAGGCTGACATCAAGGACCGGGACAGCCTCCCTGAAAAACTTCTGGATCGCATCATGAAGTTCAGCACTTCGAACCATGCCGCATATTTCAACTTACTAGCCTTTCTGAGCCACCTGGAGGAAAACAATGTTAGTGCTCTTGAGTATCTCCACAAGGCTGAGAGTGCATTGAAGAATAGACAGGATGATACAGAGTTACTGGTAACCTATGCTAACTTTGCATGGGTTCACTATCACTCAGGGAACATGAATGATGTGGATGCCTACATTGGAAAGCTGGAAAACATCAATAAGGGCTTTACGACTGCTATTCAAGGCAGCTTACCTTCAATACATGGTGAGAAGGCTTGGACTTTTCTAAGGCTTGGCGGGCTATTTTACAAGGGGGCAAAGGAGAGCTTTCAGAAAGCTCTTAAGGGAGAACCAGACAATGCATCCTTCAACGTGGGCTATGCCATGGTCCTGTACAGGTTGGAGGGGTTAGCCATTGGTGGAAAAGAGAGGTTGGCGCATACTGAAGGTGCTACTCAGCTAAGGAAATCCTTAGAGCCCGATAACACTGAAGTCATGGTCCTGCTAGCCCTGCAGCTTCAAAACCAAAGTAGACATGAGTCCATGAAACTCATCAAAGAGGCCCTCAGACTGTCTCCTGACGTGCCTCACGTCATACGTTACGTGGCTGAGTTTTTCAGTCACGAGAGCATCAATGAGACCCTGGAGGTTCTGAAGAAAGCTGTGAAACTGTCTCCAAACTCCTCCTTCATGCATTACCAAATCGGCCGGTGTCACAAAAATCTGTTCAACCAGATGTCTGAGCAGAAGAGGAAAGGGAGATGGGTCAATGCACGCCAGATAAAAGAGCAGATGGAGCTCTGCATCCATCACTTCTCCAGAGCTGTGGAACTGAAGCCATCCAACGTCCAATTCAGGTTGAACCTAGCTGAGGCTTACGGAGACAACTACCAGCTGGAGGAGGCGATGAAGATCTTCACCAACCTGCTGAAAGATGAGTCCCTTAGTGACTCAGACAAGCAGCAATGCTACTCCGGTTTCGGCCTGTTTCTGTTCTACAGGAAGAAAGACGTGGATGGTGCTGTGACCCAGTTCAAAAAGGCCTACCAGATTCCGATTAAGAGTTGGGACAGGAATGAGGCTAGGATGAGGCTGAAGCAGATCGCTTACCAGAAGAGAGTTGGCGAGGCCTCTGAGATTTTGGAATTCCTCGCCACTGAAGACAAAAAAGGCAGGAATGCTGAAGAGCCAAGGAGAGTCGAGGTGCACTCTTCAGACACAGATGACCTTACAGATGCCCTAGGCAAAGGAATGAAACTGAAATGA